Proteins found in one Oncorhynchus gorbuscha isolate QuinsamMale2020 ecotype Even-year linkage group LG15, OgorEven_v1.0, whole genome shotgun sequence genomic segment:
- the LOC123998207 gene encoding ras-related protein Rab-13-like — translation MAKKYDFLFKLLLIGDSGVGKTCLIIRFAEDNFNSTYISTIGIDFKVKTIDVEGKKVKLQVWDTAGQERFKTITTAYYRGAMGIILVYDITDEKSYENIQNWMKSIKENASAGVSRMLLANKCDIEAKRKVSKETGEKLAKDHGIRFFETSAKASINVDESFMALARDILLKSSRKPGPTGREVKITNAEKKSSKCLLL, via the exons ATGGCGAAGAAGTACGACTTCCTTTTCAAATTATTACTCATCGGAGATAGTGGAGTGGGGAAAACATGTCTGATTATTCGATTTGCTGAGGACAACTTCAACTCAACCTACATATCAACTATCG GCATCGACTTTAAAGTAAAGACGATAGACGTGGAGGGAAAGAAAGTCAAACTGCAAGTCTG GGACACAGCAGGGCAGGAGAGGTTTAAGACCAtcactacagcctactacagagGAGCTATG GGCATCATCCTGGTGTATGACATCACAGACGAGAAGTCCTACGAGAACATTCAGAACTGGATGAAGAGCATCAAGGAG AATGCATCAGCGGGGGTCAGCCGGATGTTGCTCGCTAACAAGTGTGACATTGAGGCCAAGAGGAAGGTATCCAAGGAAACGGGGGAAAAG ctGGCAAAGGATCATGGGATCAGATTCTTTGAGACCAGTGCAAAGGCCAGCATCAATGTTGATGAG TCTTTTATGGCTTTGGCTCGAGATATTCTACTGAAGTCCAGCAGGAAGCCGGGCCCCACAGGTCGCGAGGTCAAAATCACCAACGCTGAGAAGAAATCCTCCAAATGTCTCCTACTGTAG
- the LOC123998208 gene encoding 40S ribosomal protein S27-like, translated as MATKHFRPLLLGPVHLLTINFRLILLFGNGYKLANMPLAKDLLHPTSEEEKRSHKKKRLVQSPNSYFMDVKCPGCYKITTVFSHAQTVVLCVGCSTVLCQPTGGKARLTEGCSFRRKQH; from the exons ATGGCGACAAAACACTTCCGGCCCCTGCTTCTCGGCCCCGTTCATTTATTAACAATCAACTTCCGGTTGATCCTTCTTTTCGGCAACGGCTACAAACTCGCCAACATGCCA CTCGCAAAGGACCTGTTGCACCCAAcctcagaggaggagaagaggagtcacAAGAAGAAGCGTCTTGTACAGAGCCCTAACTCGTATTTTATGGATGTCAAATGTCCAG GATGCTATAAGATCACGACAGTGTTCAGTCACGCCCAGACGGTCGTCCTGTGTGTCGGATGCTCCACAGTCCTGTGTCAACCTACAGGGGGTAAAGCACGCCTCACAGAAG